One part of the Desulfonema ishimotonii genome encodes these proteins:
- a CDS encoding homoserine dehydrogenase: MKQINVGVLGFGTVGAGVVRLLVENRDILRSKVGADLHLKYVADIDTETDRGIALGDGVLISDAHKMLDDPETDIIVEMIGGEGIAKEFILKAIRNGKHVVTANKALIAGHGNEIVEAARQHGVDFAYEASVGGCMPIIKSVRESLVGNRIHAMTGILNGTCNYILTKITEEGSTFEDALREAQAEGFAEADPTLDVEGGDTAHKLAILNALAYGMRINLKDIYVEGITRITPLDIAFAAEFGYKVKLLAISKNRGDAVEARIHPTMIPLNNPLSNVGGSLNAVTISADAVGDMMLYGHGAGMMPTGSAVVGDIADIARNIMTGATGRIPVLSYQPEAIREVPVLPVDEIETHYYFRFAAADRPGVLSKISGILGDLGISIASVHQKGRKTEGAVPIVMLTHIAREADVRKALTEIRNLNIVCKEPVLIRIEQ; this comes from the coding sequence ATGAAACAGATTAACGTGGGAGTACTCGGATTCGGCACCGTTGGGGCAGGTGTGGTCCGGCTGCTGGTCGAGAACAGGGACATCCTCCGTTCCAAGGTGGGGGCGGATCTGCATCTGAAATATGTGGCGGATATTGATACGGAAACCGACCGGGGCATCGCACTCGGTGACGGCGTGCTGATCAGCGACGCCCATAAAATGCTGGATGACCCTGAAACCGACATCATCGTCGAGATGATCGGCGGCGAGGGCATTGCAAAAGAATTTATCCTCAAAGCGATTCGGAACGGAAAACATGTGGTGACGGCCAACAAGGCGCTCATTGCCGGACACGGCAATGAGATCGTCGAGGCGGCCCGTCAGCACGGCGTGGACTTTGCCTATGAGGCGAGTGTGGGCGGCTGTATGCCCATTATCAAATCCGTCCGGGAATCCCTGGTGGGAAACCGCATTCACGCCATGACCGGCATCCTCAACGGGACATGCAACTATATCCTGACCAAAATCACCGAAGAGGGCAGCACCTTTGAGGACGCGCTCAGAGAGGCCCAGGCCGAAGGCTTTGCCGAGGCCGATCCCACGCTGGATGTGGAGGGCGGGGATACGGCCCACAAGCTGGCAATCCTCAATGCCCTGGCCTATGGAATGAGGATCAACCTGAAGGATATTTACGTGGAGGGGATCACCCGGATCACACCCCTGGACATCGCCTTTGCTGCCGAGTTCGGATACAAGGTCAAGCTGCTCGCCATCAGCAAAAACCGGGGAGACGCGGTGGAGGCCCGGATTCATCCCACCATGATCCCCCTGAATAACCCGCTCTCCAATGTGGGCGGCAGCCTCAACGCCGTCACCATTTCCGCCGATGCCGTGGGCGATATGATGCTGTACGGCCACGGGGCAGGCATGATGCCCACCGGCAGCGCCGTGGTGGGCGACATTGCGGATATCGCCCGGAACATCATGACCGGGGCCACGGGCCGGATTCCCGTACTCTCCTATCAGCCGGAAGCGATCCGGGAGGTGCCGGTGCTGCCGGTGGATGAGATCGAAACCCACTATTATTTCCGGTTTGCGGCTGCGGACCGTCCGGGGGTTCTCTCCAAAATCTCAGGCATTCTGGGGGATCTCGGCATCAGTATCGCGTCGGTTCACCAGAAAGGCCGGAAAACCGAAGGGGCGGTTCCCATTGTCATGCTGACCCATATCGCCAGAGAGGCGGATGTCAGAAAGGCGCTGACCGAGATCAGAAATCTCAATATTGTCTGTAAGGAACCGGTTCTCATACGCATTGAACAATGA
- a CDS encoding NAD(P)-dependent oxidoreductase, whose translation MLQKIGFIGTGIMGQPMSVNILNQGYDLMVWNRTIGKTGLYQATGARVAETPREVGEWADVLILMLTGPEAIDAVLAGDRGALTGKTAARTLINMSTVPPDYTIRLGAALQDQKIAFLDAPVTGTRKPAEEGGLVILAGGDAEKISEMEPLLLAMGKKVIRCGPVGQGSAMKMAFNLLLGTLMAGLCEAVNLGRGSGLPFDTVMEALRSGPLDCGLFGLKSDMLEQDDFPAQFPLRHMAKDLRFALKTADEKGIATPVGQALFQLYRQGDWDALGDMDFAAVKKVLDAMNDASEEGAR comes from the coding sequence ATGTTACAGAAAATCGGATTTATCGGAACCGGCATCATGGGACAGCCCATGTCGGTCAATATTCTCAACCAGGGATACGACCTGATGGTCTGGAACCGCACCATCGGGAAGACCGGGCTGTATCAGGCCACCGGCGCCAGGGTGGCGGAAACGCCCCGTGAGGTGGGGGAGTGGGCCGATGTGCTGATCCTGATGCTGACCGGCCCGGAGGCCATTGACGCGGTTCTGGCGGGTGACAGGGGGGCGCTGACCGGAAAGACCGCCGCCCGCACCCTGATCAACATGAGTACCGTGCCCCCGGATTACACCATCCGCCTCGGCGCCGCGCTTCAGGATCAGAAGATCGCCTTTCTCGACGCGCCCGTGACCGGCACGCGGAAACCGGCGGAAGAGGGCGGACTGGTCATTCTGGCCGGGGGGGACGCGGAGAAGATCTCCGAAATGGAGCCCCTGCTGCTGGCCATGGGAAAGAAGGTCATCCGGTGCGGCCCGGTCGGCCAGGGATCGGCCATGAAGATGGCCTTCAACCTGCTGCTGGGCACCCTCATGGCCGGTCTGTGCGAGGCCGTCAACCTGGGGCGGGGCAGCGGTCTGCCCTTTGACACCGTCATGGAGGCCCTGCGCTCCGGCCCCCTTGACTGCGGCCTGTTCGGCCTTAAATCGGATATGCTGGAACAGGATGATTTCCCGGCCCAGTTTCCCCTGAGGCACATGGCAAAGGATCTGCGGTTTGCCCTGAAGACCGCAGATGAAAAGGGGATTGCCACCCCTGTGGGACAGGCCCTGTTTCAATTGTACCGGCAGGGCGACTGGGATGCTCTGGGCGATATGGATTTTGCAGCCGTTAAAAAGGTACTCGACGCCATGAATGACGCTTCGGAAGAGGGGGCGCGGTAA
- a CDS encoding DMT family transporter, whose amino-acid sequence MAKCSAPLTTPLLAILACLLWSTAFVGVKIGLRYSEPLSFAGIRFMLSGLILVPFWWKKRPSAGTVSSHFRGILSVSFFQTTLLYGLFYAGMTRVSGALAAIIVGASPLIAALAAHFFMPDDEMTPAKGLSLCIGMAGVLIISISRNPWTASAGPGEFLGILLLVLSGVSSALGNIVVARDRHHTDPVFLNSAQIFLGGVTLFLISLPLEGLPRLIQPPAYYGALLWLALLSAVAFSLWFMLLKRPGVRVSELNLWKFIIPVCGALLSWIILPGESPRLVPVIGMICIAGAIVLFNLSAMFRNRELKEAAGKYEKPRPHKAVVAEKCTVKHL is encoded by the coding sequence ATGGCAAAATGTTCCGCCCCCCTCACCACGCCCCTGCTCGCCATTCTGGCCTGTCTGCTCTGGTCAACGGCCTTTGTGGGCGTCAAAATCGGCCTGAGATATTCCGAACCGCTCTCCTTTGCGGGCATCCGGTTCATGCTCTCCGGCCTGATACTGGTCCCGTTCTGGTGGAAAAAACGCCCGTCCGCCGGAACGGTATCGTCCCATTTCCGGGGGATACTGAGTGTCAGCTTTTTTCAGACCACCCTCCTGTACGGCCTGTTTTACGCAGGCATGACACGGGTTTCAGGGGCGCTGGCCGCCATTATCGTGGGCGCGTCGCCCCTGATCGCGGCCCTTGCGGCCCATTTTTTCATGCCGGACGATGAAATGACGCCGGCCAAAGGCCTCAGCCTCTGTATCGGCATGGCCGGGGTGCTGATCATCAGCATCAGCCGCAACCCCTGGACCGCATCGGCCGGACCGGGCGAATTTCTCGGCATTCTCCTTCTGGTGCTGTCGGGCGTGTCATCGGCCCTGGGCAACATCGTTGTGGCCAGAGACCGGCATCATACGGACCCGGTCTTTCTCAACTCCGCCCAGATATTTCTGGGCGGTGTCACCCTGTTTCTGATCTCCCTGCCCCTGGAAGGCCTGCCCCGGCTGATTCAGCCACCGGCCTATTACGGGGCACTGCTCTGGCTCGCCCTTCTGTCTGCCGTTGCGTTTTCCCTCTGGTTTATGCTGCTGAAGCGCCCCGGCGTCAGGGTCTCCGAACTCAATCTGTGGAAATTTATCATCCCGGTGTGCGGGGCCCTGCTGAGCTGGATCATCCTGCCGGGGGAATCGCCGCGGCTTGTCCCCGTCATCGGCATGATCTGCATTGCAGGGGCCATTGTTCTGTTCAACCTCTCCGCCATGTTCAGGAACCGGGAGCTGAAAGAGGCGGCGGGAAAATATGAAAAGCCGCGCCCGCACAAGGCGGTTGTCGCGGAAAAATGTACGGTGAAACATCTATGA
- a CDS encoding glycosyl transferase, producing the protein MVYPIAFLSFFLCLALTPAVRYIAAQRGWMACPVKDRWHKKPTALMGGIAIYLSTAIPLFFVADFSGLLSCITGITGEEQPLPDAVIWIGMTLLFVLGLVDDVIRLRPQTKLVGQILVASMAAFLGFRLHWFTSLTLDTVVTIVWIVGLTNAFNLIDNMDGLCTGVALIAALYFSLLLPGSGGGMAALFLAGALAGFLVYNFNPASIFMGDCGSLMIGFALAMMGLHYSETAQCTMLATIAVPVMVLMVPILDTTLVTLIRLLSGRKASVGGKDHTSHRLVLMGFSERGAALFLYFVGSISGVAALFVDATDSLTSPAAIIPLAIAILLMGIYMAQIRVYPEKEFSLLRNRAYTPILIELTYRRQLTMVVLDFCLIAFSYYLSYRLRFNSADFAYYFQVFLHSLPAIIACKLIAFFILGIYRGIWRYMSSNDVFIYLRASAMATLFSVVAVTYIYRFRDFSKGIFVIDWLLTTGLLLGTRGSFRISLDAMNRKSLSGEKVLIYGAGRGGEILLREILNNRRHAIQPVGFIDDDTLKTGRKLQGYPILGTFRDVDRLLNEYHFKGMLISFNGSVPNNLDGAMRFCDSRRLFLKRFSICLEPVETEGVNNR; encoded by the coding sequence ATGGTATATCCTATCGCGTTCCTGTCATTTTTTCTATGCCTGGCCCTGACCCCCGCAGTCCGCTACATTGCGGCGCAAAGGGGCTGGATGGCCTGTCCGGTCAAAGACCGCTGGCACAAAAAGCCGACGGCACTCATGGGGGGAATTGCCATATATCTGAGTACGGCGATTCCCCTTTTTTTTGTGGCCGATTTCAGCGGGCTTCTGTCCTGTATCACGGGCATAACGGGAGAAGAGCAGCCCCTCCCGGATGCGGTCATATGGATCGGCATGACCCTGTTGTTCGTCCTGGGGCTGGTGGATGATGTTATCCGCCTCAGACCCCAGACCAAACTGGTCGGCCAGATACTTGTGGCCTCAATGGCCGCCTTTCTGGGCTTCCGTCTTCACTGGTTCACCTCCCTGACCCTGGACACCGTTGTCACCATTGTCTGGATCGTGGGGCTGACCAACGCCTTCAATCTGATTGACAACATGGACGGCCTCTGCACCGGGGTGGCCCTGATTGCAGCGCTTTATTTCAGCCTGCTTCTTCCGGGCAGCGGGGGGGGGATGGCGGCCCTTTTTCTGGCCGGGGCGCTGGCTGGCTTTCTGGTCTACAATTTCAACCCCGCATCCATCTTCATGGGCGACTGCGGCAGCCTGATGATCGGCTTTGCCCTCGCCATGATGGGGCTTCACTATTCGGAAACGGCCCAATGTACCATGCTCGCCACCATTGCCGTGCCGGTCATGGTCCTGATGGTACCGATTCTCGACACAACCCTGGTCACGCTGATCCGCCTGCTGAGCGGACGGAAAGCCTCCGTGGGCGGAAAGGACCACACATCGCACCGGCTGGTCCTGATGGGCTTCAGCGAGCGGGGAGCGGCTCTGTTTCTCTATTTTGTGGGGAGCATCTCCGGTGTGGCGGCCCTGTTCGTGGATGCCACCGACAGCCTGACCTCACCGGCGGCGATCATCCCCCTGGCCATCGCGATCCTGCTCATGGGCATCTACATGGCCCAGATCCGGGTGTATCCCGAAAAGGAGTTTTCCCTGCTGCGAAACCGGGCCTATACCCCCATCCTGATCGAGCTGACCTACAGGCGGCAGCTGACCATGGTGGTGCTTGACTTCTGTCTGATCGCCTTCTCCTACTACCTCTCCTACCGCCTGCGTTTCAACTCAGCGGATTTTGCCTACTATTTTCAGGTGTTTCTCCACTCGCTTCCGGCCATCATCGCCTGCAAGCTCATCGCCTTTTTTATCCTGGGCATCTACCGGGGCATCTGGCGTTATATGAGCAGCAATGACGTGTTTATCTATCTCAGAGCCTCTGCGATGGCGACCCTTTTTTCGGTGGTTGCGGTCACCTATATTTACCGGTTCAGGGATTTTTCCAAGGGTATTTTTGTGATCGACTGGCTGCTGACAACCGGCCTGCTGCTGGGCACACGGGGATCGTTCCGCATTTCCCTGGACGCAATGAACCGGAAGAGCCTCTCCGGCGAAAAGGTGCTGATCTACGGGGCCGGCCGGGGGGGTGAGATTCTGCTCCGGGAGATCCTCAACAACCGGCGGCACGCCATTCAGCCGGTGGGCTTTATTGACGATGACACCCTCAAAACCGGCAGGAAACTTCAGGGCTACCCCATACTCGGCACCTTCCGGGATGTTGACCGGCTGCTGAATGAGTACCATTTTAAGGGGATGCTGATTTCGTTCAACGGATCGGTCCCCAACAACCTTGATGGGGCCATGAGGTTCTGCGATTCCCGCAGACTGTTTTTAAAACGCTTTTCCATCTGTCTTGAACCGGTGGAAACGGAAGGAGTAAACAACCGATGA
- the thrH gene encoding bifunctional phosphoserine phosphatase/homoserine phosphotransferase ThrH codes for MYILCSDLEGVFVPEIWINVAEKTGIEELRLTTRDISDYDVLMRKRLSILEAHNLKISDITDVIATMSPLEGAVEFLDWLRPQVSVIVVSDTFEQFAGPLMKQLGWPALFCNTLNIDPDGTVSGYTLRQKDGKRKAAQALKSLNYNMIAMGDSYNDITMLKEADHGILFRPPQNVIDEFPQFPVVRDYDELKPIIGDILAADAD; via the coding sequence ATGTATATTCTCTGTTCGGATCTGGAGGGGGTGTTTGTCCCCGAGATATGGATTAATGTGGCCGAAAAAACCGGGATTGAGGAGCTTCGGCTGACCACACGGGATATTTCGGATTATGATGTGCTGATGCGGAAGCGGCTGTCGATTCTGGAGGCCCACAATCTGAAAATCAGTGATATCACCGACGTGATCGCCACCATGAGTCCGCTGGAAGGGGCCGTGGAATTTCTGGACTGGCTCCGGCCCCAGGTGTCGGTGATTGTGGTGTCCGACACCTTTGAGCAGTTTGCCGGGCCGCTGATGAAACAGCTGGGCTGGCCAGCCCTGTTCTGCAACACGCTGAACATCGACCCGGACGGCACGGTGTCGGGTTATACCCTCCGCCAGAAGGACGGCAAGCGCAAGGCCGCCCAGGCCTTGAAAAGCCTCAATTACAATATGATTGCCATGGGGGATTCCTATAACGATATCACCATGCTCAAAGAGGCGGATCACGGCATCCTGTTCCGGCCCCCGCAGAACGTGATCGACGAATTTCCCCAGTTTCCGGTGGTCCGTGACTATGATGAGCTGAAGCCCATCATCGGGGATATTCTGGCCGCGGATGCGGACTGA
- the hisF gene encoding imidazole glycerol phosphate synthase subunit HisF codes for MITLLDYGAGNVRSVVNAIESLGEQVRTVTDGEDILSADKLVFPGVGAFGNMMKILNEKNYAEPLRAYLNADRPFLGICLGLQALFEESEEAPGVRGLGFIPGSVRRFDIDLSVPHIGWNGLSVRQPSRIFNGLRGDEKFYFVHSYYVAPADDSAVLTTTDYGCTFASSIQKGNVIATQFHPEKSGRAGLQVLKNFLESGGDAVRPPHSPEKTVLAKRIIACLDVRSDDRGDLVVTKGDQYDVRESGDVRNLGKPVDLARRYYEEGADEVTFLNITGFRDFPLEDMPMISVLRQTSRNVFVPLTIGGGIRDYTDKDGRKYSALDVAAEYFRSGADKVSIGSDAVLIVEEYLKTGQMTGRSAIEEIARVYGNQAVVISVDPRRVYVSTPEDVKHNVIETATPGPGGEKYCWYQCTIRGGREGRDLDAVTLARVCEKLGAGEILLNCIDKDGTNSGFDLELINAVRGAVTIPVIASSGAGCAEHFHEVFSRTDAESALAAGIFHRQEVPIRDVKNYLKDRVEIRV; via the coding sequence ATGATTACATTGCTGGATTACGGCGCAGGTAATGTGCGAAGCGTTGTTAACGCCATTGAGAGCCTGGGCGAACAGGTCAGAACAGTAACGGACGGAGAGGATATCCTGTCTGCTGACAAGCTGGTCTTCCCCGGGGTCGGGGCCTTTGGCAACATGATGAAAATCCTCAACGAAAAAAACTATGCGGAGCCGCTGCGGGCGTATCTGAACGCAGACCGCCCTTTCCTGGGCATCTGTCTGGGCTTGCAGGCGCTGTTTGAGGAGAGCGAGGAAGCGCCCGGCGTCCGGGGACTGGGCTTTATTCCCGGATCGGTCAGGCGCTTTGACATTGATCTGTCGGTCCCCCATATCGGGTGGAACGGCCTTTCCGTCAGACAGCCCTCCCGCATCTTCAACGGGCTTCGCGGCGATGAGAAATTCTATTTTGTCCATTCCTACTATGTGGCCCCGGCGGACGACTCGGCGGTTCTGACCACCACGGACTATGGCTGCACCTTTGCCAGCAGCATTCAGAAGGGCAACGTCATTGCCACCCAGTTTCACCCGGAAAAGAGCGGGAGGGCCGGGCTTCAGGTTCTGAAAAACTTTCTGGAATCCGGCGGGGATGCCGTAAGGCCCCCGCATTCGCCGGAGAAAACCGTTCTGGCCAAACGGATTATCGCCTGCCTCGATGTCCGGTCCGATGACCGGGGCGATCTGGTGGTCACCAAGGGGGATCAGTACGATGTCCGGGAGTCGGGGGATGTGAGAAATCTTGGCAAACCCGTGGATCTGGCCCGGCGGTACTACGAGGAGGGGGCAGATGAGGTCACGTTCCTCAATATCACGGGATTCCGGGATTTCCCCCTGGAGGACATGCCCATGATCTCGGTACTCCGCCAGACCTCCCGCAACGTATTTGTGCCGCTGACCATCGGGGGCGGCATCCGGGACTACACGGACAAGGACGGACGGAAGTACAGCGCACTGGATGTGGCGGCCGAGTATTTCCGCTCCGGCGCCGACAAGGTGTCCATCGGCAGTGATGCGGTCCTGATTGTGGAAGAATACCTGAAAACCGGTCAGATGACCGGCAGGAGCGCCATTGAGGAGATCGCACGGGTCTACGGCAATCAGGCGGTGGTGATCTCCGTGGACCCCCGGCGGGTTTATGTAAGCACGCCGGAGGATGTGAAACACAACGTCATTGAAACCGCCACGCCCGGACCCGGCGGTGAAAAATACTGCTGGTACCAGTGTACCATCCGGGGCGGGCGCGAGGGCCGGGATCTGGACGCGGTGACGCTGGCCCGCGTCTGTGAAAAGCTGGGGGCCGGTGAGATTCTGCTCAACTGCATTGACAAAGACGGCACCAATTCCGGTTTCGACCTGGAGCTGATCAATGCCGTCAGGGGGGCGGTGACGATTCCGGTCATTGCCTCCAGCGGGGCCGGGTGTGCGGAACATTTCCACGAGGTCTTCTCCCGCACCGACGCGGAATCGGCTCTGGCGGCAGGCATCTTTCACCGGCAGGAAGTGCCCATCCGGGATGTGAAAAATTATCTGAAAGACAGGGTGGAAATCCGGGTCTGA
- the purM gene encoding phosphoribosylformylglycinamidine cyclo-ligase — translation MTKPLTYADAGVNIDKANKLVDRIKDIARRTPRSGVMGDIGGFGGLFSLNLSRIERPVLVSSTDGVGTKLKIAFMMDKHDTVGIDLVAMCVNDIVVQGARPLFFLDYVSMGRLDNRIAADIVQGVGDGCSQANCALIGGETAEMPGLYQDSEYDLAGFSVGLVDNDKIIDGSDIRVGHRLISIPSSGLHSNGYSLVRKVCFDVLKLNIDSHVPELGKTIGEELLTPTKIYAETVQKLLRDLPIHGISHITGGGFEDNIVRVIPQSCDIVMYRGSWDIPPIFHFIRDAGNIEDQEMMRTFNNGIGMVLIVPETSASDVVGRLGAMNEDARVVGEIIARKGSGPRLKWVGESSEKAE, via the coding sequence ATGACAAAACCGCTCACATACGCAGATGCAGGCGTTAATATTGATAAGGCCAACAAACTGGTTGACAGGATCAAAGACATTGCACGGCGGACCCCCCGTTCCGGTGTCATGGGCGATATCGGCGGATTCGGCGGCCTTTTTTCGCTGAACCTCTCCAGAATCGAACGCCCTGTTCTGGTCAGTTCCACGGACGGCGTCGGCACCAAACTGAAGATCGCCTTTATGATGGATAAGCACGACACGGTCGGAATCGATTTGGTGGCCATGTGTGTGAACGATATCGTCGTGCAGGGGGCCAGACCGCTTTTTTTCCTGGACTATGTCTCAATGGGGCGTCTGGACAACCGGATTGCCGCCGATATCGTCCAGGGCGTCGGGGACGGATGCAGTCAGGCCAACTGCGCCCTCATCGGGGGGGAAACCGCCGAGATGCCCGGCCTCTACCAGGACAGCGAATATGATCTGGCCGGTTTTTCCGTCGGCCTGGTGGATAATGACAAGATCATCGACGGGTCGGACATCCGTGTGGGGCATCGCCTGATCTCAATTCCATCCAGCGGCCTGCACAGCAACGGCTATTCCCTGGTCCGAAAGGTCTGTTTTGACGTGCTGAAGCTGAATATCGACAGCCATGTGCCGGAGCTGGGGAAAACCATCGGGGAGGAACTGCTGACGCCCACCAAAATTTACGCAGAGACCGTTCAGAAGCTCCTTCGGGATCTGCCGATTCACGGTATCTCCCATATCACCGGCGGCGGATTCGAGGACAATATTGTCCGCGTTATCCCCCAGAGCTGCGATATTGTCATGTACAGGGGGAGCTGGGATATCCCGCCGATATTCCATTTTATCCGTGACGCCGGGAATATCGAAGACCAGGAGATGATGCGCACCTTCAACAACGGCATCGGCATGGTGCTGATCGTCCCGGAAACATCGGCCTCGGATGTGGTGGGCCGGCTGGGGGCCATGAACGAGGATGCCAGGGTCGTCGGTGAAATCATTGCTCGCAAGGGCTCCGGTCCCCGGCTGAAATGGGTGGGCGAATCATCGGAAAAGGCGGAGTGA
- a CDS encoding AarF/UbiB family protein, whose product MISDMDTEGARALLKRFGKTLNRRELADRICSYADMMGADIFTQRAADELIRLTRPADVVPDIYREYRPVVRDGIRLLFGGLSPERLSLLMADQVKMAEDAPVAHRLTELARQLPTLHKLGQIIARNRHIDPGLRSWLTGLENGIHRTDAGEIRETVRRELGNYMAPFSIRIDDAILSEASVGAVIGFNCTDPASGRASRGVFKVLRPGVREKLQEEFALLEKIAGFFDRHRSRYALKNFRFIETFRDIREALADEINLTGEQAHLSRAAGLCKKGKPVRVPVLLTRFCTENVTAMSLADGDKITEVAMSPAERKRCAQALFDAIIWQPLFSTDAATFFHGDPHAGNIYGVRNRRGQTEPVLLDWSLAGTLSRTERLHMTRLMLGILLEDGLLICEAVRALAGDVSVSEGQVRAASREIMARPAWRERRLMSRAFYFIDQLALSGIRFPRDLLLFRKSFFTLEGVLHELDPDFSMDACVFKRLEGLFAEELPRRWIGFMVPRLDRPEYYKSLVSNTDLQWLFFRLLLAFARKGTGLLTESTSLLIRQAPGGLCPHPVCTA is encoded by the coding sequence ATGATCTCTGACATGGACACCGAAGGGGCCCGCGCCCTGCTCAAACGATTCGGCAAGACCCTTAATCGCCGGGAGCTGGCGGACCGAATCTGTTCATACGCCGATATGATGGGCGCTGACATCTTCACACAGCGGGCGGCTGATGAGCTGATCCGGCTGACGCGGCCGGCCGATGTGGTGCCGGACATCTACCGGGAATACCGGCCCGTCGTCCGGGACGGTATCCGCCTTCTCTTCGGCGGCCTCTCCCCGGAGCGGCTGTCACTGCTCATGGCGGATCAGGTGAAAATGGCAGAAGACGCCCCGGTGGCACATCGGCTGACCGAGCTGGCCAGACAGCTTCCCACCCTCCACAAGCTGGGCCAGATCATTGCCCGGAACCGGCACATCGACCCCGGACTCAGATCGTGGCTGACCGGTCTGGAAAACGGCATCCACCGGACCGATGCCGGAGAGATCCGGGAGACCGTTCGCCGTGAGCTGGGCAATTACATGGCCCCCTTTTCCATTCGGATCGACGATGCGATCCTGTCCGAGGCGAGCGTGGGCGCGGTCATCGGGTTCAACTGTACGGACCCCGCCAGCGGCAGGGCGTCCCGGGGCGTGTTCAAGGTGCTCAGGCCGGGTGTCCGGGAGAAGTTACAGGAGGAATTCGCCCTGCTGGAAAAGATCGCCGGTTTCTTTGACCGGCATCGCTCCCGCTATGCCCTGAAAAACTTCAGATTCATTGAAACCTTCCGCGATATCCGGGAGGCACTGGCCGATGAGATCAACCTGACAGGGGAGCAGGCGCACCTGTCACGGGCTGCCGGACTCTGCAAAAAGGGAAAACCGGTCCGGGTGCCGGTGCTGCTGACCCGCTTCTGCACGGAAAACGTGACCGCCATGTCCCTTGCGGACGGCGACAAGATTACCGAAGTGGCCATGAGTCCTGCGGAGCGGAAGCGCTGTGCCCAGGCCCTGTTTGACGCCATTATCTGGCAGCCGCTCTTTTCCACCGATGCCGCGACCTTCTTTCACGGCGATCCCCACGCCGGAAACATCTACGGGGTCCGGAACCGCCGGGGGCAGACGGAGCCGGTTCTGCTCGACTGGAGCCTTGCCGGCACCCTTTCCAGGACAGAGCGGCTGCACATGACCCGCCTGATGCTGGGCATTCTGCTGGAAGACGGGTTGCTGATCTGCGAGGCCGTAAGAGCCCTTGCCGGGGACGTATCCGTGTCTGAAGGACAGGTGAGAGCGGCCAGCCGGGAGATCATGGCCCGTCCCGCCTGGCGGGAGCGCCGCCTGATGAGCCGCGCCTTTTATTTTATTGATCAGCTGGCCCTGAGCGGTATCCGCTTCCCCAGAGACCTCCTGCTGTTCCGAAAGAGTTTTTTCACCCTTGAGGGCGTGTTGCACGAACTCGACCCGGATTTCAGCATGGATGCCTGTGTGTTCAAACGCCTTGAGGGGCTTTTTGCGGAAGAGCTGCCCCGGCGGTGGATCGGTTTTATGGTGCCGCGTCTGGACCGGCCCGAATACTACAAAAGCCTTGTCTCCAACACCGATTTGCAGTGGCTTTTCTTCCGGCTTCTGCTGGCATTCGCCCGAAAGGGGACCGGCCTGCTGACGGAAAGCACATCCCTGCTGATCCGGCAGGCACCCGGCGGCCTCTGCCCGCACCCTGTCTGCACCGCATGA
- a CDS encoding acyl-CoA thioesterase has protein sequence MLSHRTTYRVIYGDTDQMGVVYHANYLRWFEMGRSELFRHIGLTYKAIEAKGLSLPVSEAWCKYLHPARYDDVLVIETTLDGTVRAGMKFDYRILRESDEKPLVNGFTRHACLSAEGRVVRPPGFLKELIENHS, from the coding sequence ATGCTGAGTCACAGAACCACATACCGGGTGATTTACGGGGACACAGATCAGATGGGGGTGGTGTATCACGCCAATTATCTGCGCTGGTTCGAGATGGGGCGCTCGGAGCTGTTCCGGCACATCGGCCTGACCTACAAGGCGATTGAGGCGAAAGGGCTTTCCCTGCCGGTATCCGAGGCGTGGTGCAAATACCTGCATCCGGCCCGTTACGACGACGTGCTGGTGATCGAGACCACCCTGGACGGGACGGTCCGGGCCGGGATGAAGTTCGACTACCGGATTTTGCGGGAATCGGATGAAAAGCCCCTGGTGAACGGGTTCACCCGGCACGCCTGCCTCAGTGCCGAGGGCCGGGTGGTCCGCCCGCCCGGTTTTCTGAAAGAGCTGATTGAAAATCATTCGTAA